The genome window CGAGCACCGGCTCAACGATCAGCGCCGCGATGGTATCGGCGCCCTGGAAGGCGATTTCATCCTCGAAGAGCCTGCCGATCGCAGCCGCAATCTCCGCGCCGTCGGTGGTGTTGAAGGGGTTGCGGTAGGTGAAGGGGGCGGGCAGGTGGATGACGCCCGGAAGCAGCGGTTCGTAGTTGCGGCGGAAGTTCTGGTTGCCGTTGACCGAGGCGCCGCCGAAATGCGTTCCGTGATAACCCTTCTTCAGCGCAACGAACTTGGTGCGCTCCGGCTCGCCGTTGATCTTGTGGTATTGGCGCGCCAGTCGCAGGCAGGTCTCGACCGAATCCGAGCCGCCCGAGGTGAAGAAGGAGCGGCTCAGGCCATCCTGCTTGAACCATTCGGCAAGCTCATAGGAGAGTTCGATCAGCGGCGAGTTCGTCGTGCCGCGGAAGGTCGAATAATAGGGCAGCTCGTCAAGCTGGTCGCGGATTGCCTTCTTCACTGGCTCGCAAGAATAGCCGAGATTGACGTTCCAGAGGCCGCCGACTGCGTCCAGCACCTTCCTGCCCTGAATATCGACGATTTCGACGCCTTCGCCGGCATTGATGATGCGCGGCGGGTTGGCCTGCATTTCCGCAGGGTGGGCCATCGGATGCCAGAGGTGGCGGGCGTTGTTTTCGATGATGAAATTGGTTTCACGCATGTCGATTCCTCTTGGTTCAGAGCCCCAGCATGGCAAGTGCGCGGGCATAGCTTTCAGCGGGCCGGGTCACGTCGAAATGCACGTGAGGCAGGTTCACGGCTTCGGCGCCTTCGATGTTTTTCCTCTGATCGTCGACGAAGACGCAGGCCTCGCGCGGCAAATCGAGCTCGGCAAGAACGAGCTCATAGGCGCGCGGATCGGGCTTGAGGATCTTGGTGTAAGTGGCATCGACAATGACGTCGAAGAGCTCAATCAGCGGAAAGCGCTGGCGGAATTCGACGCCGTAGAAGAGGTCGAGCTCGTTTGACAGGATTGCCAGCTTGAGACCTGCCTCCTTCGCACGCAGGATGGCGTCGCGCGCTTCCGGGCGCAGAACAAGCTCCGGCTCGGCGCCGCGCGCGCGGCGTACGAAGGTCTGCATATCCGTCCAGTTTTCGCCGACTAGCTTGCCGACTTCGCCGGCGCGCCTGAGCCAATAGTCGCGTTCGGTGATTTCGCGGTTCTGCATCGCAACCCAGAGCGCGTCCGTGGTCGTATCGAATGGCCCGAGCCAGGTCAGCGATCCCTTGGGAAGGTCGAGCGTGCGTTCGGTAATGTCATGCGTTTCGAACAGGGTGCGGGTAACGACGCCGCCGAAGTCGAGGATAAGCGCGCGGTCTTGTGTCATGGCCGTCCCTCCGGAATGACGCCCTCGGCGACCCATTGGTCGAAGATGGCGAGTGCTGCCGCCGAAAAGGCCGGCGCGTTGATATGGGCATCGACCTCCTGCAGGGTGACAGAAGACGGTACGGCGCGGCGCATCTCATCGAGGAAGGCGTCCAGGCCCTCCGGATCATGCAGCGGCTCATCCGGCTTGTCCCATTCCTGCAGCCCTTCGGTCGGCAGGAGGAAGGCGACCTTTGCTTCGGCGCGTTTCAGTTTTTCCCCGATCAATCGGGCGACTTCCCGTCTGCCCTCTGGCGACGTGGTCACCGATCCGATCAGCCGGTTGTGGGCGTGATAGGGACGATCGGCAAAAATCTCCGGCAGGGCCTGCCACGCCTGAAGATCGACCATGTCGACAGCGCCGGGGGCGACGATCTGCGGAATGCCGGCGCGTCCGGCATTTTCCAGCCTGTCCGGCCCGGAGGTGACGACAGTGCCGTAGTGATGGTTGCTGACTTCCTGAATGCAGAAATCGAAAACGGCGGCAAAGTCGCCCTGGGAAGCGATGGCTTCATAGGCGCGTCCACCCATGCCGGTGGCATGGAATACGGCGACGTCATAGCCGCGCTTTTCCAGCTCAGGCCGCAGATATTTCATATATTTCAGGCAGGACGAGCCGAGCGAGGTCATGCCGACGAGCGGCCGTTTGCGATCGGGTCTGCTTCCGTGTTTTGCCGCACCGACGACCGCGCCGCAGGCTTGCGAGAGGACAGAGCGGCAGATGCTGTTGAGGCCGTAGAGACCGCCGGCCCACAGGATCATCATCAGGTCGGGCGCAATGCGTTCGGGCGGTATAAGGTGAGAATAGGCGATGGTCGAAACCACGAATTTCGGGACGCCGAGCGGCAGGACGGCGGCGACGTCGAGCGCCAGATCCGTCCCCATGGAGCCGCCGAGCACGATGACGCCGTCGACCAATCCGTCTTCGTGAAGGCGCCCGGTCAGTGCTGCCGCGCCCTTTGCCATGGCTGCCATGGCGCTGTTTTCATCGCCGCTTTCGGCGATTGCCGCGATTGTAGTTTCAGCGGCCTTGGCGACGTCATGCTTGGAATAATCGGGACTATAGGGCGGATCGCCGAGAATGCTGACATCGACCATGATTGGCTGGCCGCCGGCTTCCGCGATGACGGACGCCATGAATTGCAGTTCGTCACATTTGGTGTC of Rhizobium sp. NXC24 contains these proteins:
- a CDS encoding HAD-IA family hydrolase, giving the protein MTQDRALILDFGGVVTRTLFETHDITERTLDLPKGSLTWLGPFDTTTDALWVAMQNREITERDYWLRRAGEVGKLVGENWTDMQTFVRRARGAEPELVLRPEARDAILRAKEAGLKLAILSNELDLFYGVEFRQRFPLIELFDVIVDATYTKILKPDPRAYELVLAELDLPREACVFVDDQRKNIEGAEAVNLPHVHFDVTRPAESYARALAMLGL
- a CDS encoding Tm-1-like ATP-binding domain-containing protein, with translation MSPEAPSPKILVIGTGDTKCDELQFMASVIAEAGGQPIMVDVSILGDPPYSPDYSKHDVAKAAETTIAAIAESGDENSAMAAMAKGAAALTGRLHEDGLVDGVIVLGGSMGTDLALDVAAVLPLGVPKFVVSTIAYSHLIPPERIAPDLMMILWAGGLYGLNSICRSVLSQACGAVVGAAKHGSRPDRKRPLVGMTSLGSSCLKYMKYLRPELEKRGYDVAVFHATGMGGRAYEAIASQGDFAAVFDFCIQEVSNHHYGTVVTSGPDRLENAGRAGIPQIVAPGAVDMVDLQAWQALPEIFADRPYHAHNRLIGSVTTSPEGRREVARLIGEKLKRAEAKVAFLLPTEGLQEWDKPDEPLHDPEGLDAFLDEMRRAVPSSVTLQEVDAHINAPAFSAAALAIFDQWVAEGVIPEGRP
- a CDS encoding aspartate aminotransferase family protein — protein: MRETNFIIENNARHLWHPMAHPAEMQANPPRIINAGEGVEIVDIQGRKVLDAVGGLWNVNLGYSCEPVKKAIRDQLDELPYYSTFRGTTNSPLIELSYELAEWFKQDGLSRSFFTSGGSDSVETCLRLARQYHKINGEPERTKFVALKKGYHGTHFGGASVNGNQNFRRNYEPLLPGVIHLPAPFTYRNPFNTTDGAEIAAAIGRLFEDEIAFQGADTIAALIVEPVLGAGGVIVPHETFLPLMREICDRHGILLIADEVITAFGRTGAWSGSRLWGVQPDLMSTAKAITNGYFPFGAVMIADKVVQVFESNKSPVGSIGHGYTYSGHPVGAAAALATLKETRRLNVAANAAARGEELLAGLKRLQDKHELVGDVRGKGLMCALELVSDRKKKSSAAKDVIQKVQDATYDAGVLIRTSGANVIMSPPLIVTAENVQTILTALDAGLAAARG